One window of Bactrocera tryoni isolate S06 chromosome 2, CSIRO_BtryS06_freeze2, whole genome shotgun sequence genomic DNA carries:
- the LOC120767279 gene encoding uncharacterized protein LOC120767279 isoform X3, translated as MYQMTGLYSETNTSGDDSSVDAATQDSQVNLGELVSCSAATAPNINNMCANVASRATCNCHNQHYHHPATHHQHNHLHHPHHGHNNCQQPAVCSGCCNEILAKSHSRQPSASIAVGAGNVGGAVTNNNATTTPAAMLYESEYDDDDELQSRDCGILNYRPGRIQKFARIKVFVLLLSILVTLQQALSSGYINSVITTIEKRFEIPSSYSGLIASSYEIGNVITVIFVSYLGSRRHIPVWIGIGAAIMGIGSLVFMVPHFTGEPNPGVTIMNDSSDNICRSALVRDQDMDLGRLSSGLSNPPLAPHTLREDNCLEGKLSTFGPVLLFVIAQLLLGCGGSPLFTLGTTYVDDHVKTESSSMYIGCMYSMAAFGPVLGFLLGAYLLSFHMDSLSSTIISINPGDRRWVGMWWGGFLLCGVLLLIVAVPFFSFPKVLTTEKKKIRKSSVIQPAVPNNSNSLPRGTDPAGKVKKEIVAVSAKEDDEPRVDTGYGKDIKDIPQSMLRLVTNPVYIVTCLGACMELWIVSGFVVFLPKYLETQFSVGKSQASVFTGSIAVPGACIGIFIGGCILKRFQLKPKGAVQFVIISNAICLALYAMLFFLGCDNLKMAGTTIPYYRSAKHGVIEPFQVNLTAACNFGCECLTTDVEPVCGNNGLTYFSPCHAGCTAFSSTSNYTNCACVHSNISSSIYMGAGGSQAQALNANEDFAEVTVVPVATAGPCATPCRTIYPFLILLFFMTFIVASTQMPLLMIVLRSVSEEERSFALGMQFVIFRLFGYIPAPILFGNLIDSTCLLWKSTCGEKGGRCLIYDIEKFRYKYVGLCATVKIVALAIFIADWWLVRRRKQLEKLKPINANDPIIGSIISLDKLFEEKLTTNDTNPQYGSNGEIILTSDALRHSRNDSRTIQLEYGYDKCNNAINSSGLSTPQTKSKKHFRSASCDVKMIRSFSKDQNIAPGTTSTDGGMHEPIKIKSLKRFQTHSRNNSSDLNSDFRHKLTHSRTNSRDDAGALNIRYIQNQLKPQEDEEDDDELTTGCGHFVKKHARNHSYDQIYMPNNIRFDADFFRNHHNNKNKNVNVLKNVMNRDENRVKNSNETEAAAAAALAATAVSSRGHSRNNSKDLNTRTAATTASNNSNATTPACIGGAAVGGGAGAVVVGAAHNVAEAALNILRHRRTNSKDLNYTLCTGSERNDLGSSTACSSNASTPAHGSGGGAAAVLHLKHAHARKASHHKIQIDDERNELISSARDDEDDSNAEEAQNDTSTATGAANRKDIESLR; from the exons ATGTACCAGATGACGGGCCTCTACTCGGAGACGAATACGAGCGGTGATGATAGCAGCGTTGACGCTGCCACACAAGACTCTCAGGTCAATTTGGGCGAACTGGTCAGTTGCAGCGCCGCTACGGCGCCTAACATTAATAATATGTGCGCCAACGTAGCGTCACGTGCCACCTGCAACTGCCACAACCAGCATTATCATCACCCAGCAACGCATCATCAGCACAATCATCTGCATCACCCACATCATGGCCATAACAATTGCCAACAACCAGCGGTGTGCAGCGGTTGTTGCAATGAGATTCTGGCGAAAAGTCACAGCCGTCAGCCATCGGCGAGTATTGCTGTGGGAGCAGGCAATGTTGGTGGCGCCGTTACAAATAATAATGCGACGACGACGCCGGCTGCTATGCTGTACGAATCGGAgtatgatgatgatgacgaatTGCAGTCACGTGATTGTGGTATTCTCAATTATCGGCCCGGTCGTATACAGAAATTTGCACGCATCAAAGTATTCGTGCTGCTACTGTCGATTCTAGTCACATTGCAGCAGGCACTGAGTTCCGGTTATATAAATTCCGTTATAACGACGATTGAGAAACGCTTCGAAATACCTTCGAGTTATTCGGGTCTGATAGCGTCCAGTTATGAGATTGGCAATGTGATAACAGTCATATTTGTGAGCTATTTGGGTAGCCGACGTCACATACCCGTTTGGATTGGTATAg GCGCCGCCATTATGGGCATTGGCTCACTGGTTTTCATGGTGCCACACTTTACCGGCGAACCGAATCCCGGCGTCACCATTATGAATGATTCAAGTGATAACATATGTCGTAGTGCACTGGTACGTGATCAAGATATGGACTTAGGCAGACTATCGAGTGGTCTCTCCAATCCACCATTGGCGCCGCATACCTTACGCGAAGATAATTGCCTCGAAGGCAAATTGTCAACATTCGGACCGGTTTTACTTTTTGTGATTGCACAGTTACTGCTCGGTTGCGGTGGTAGTCCGCTCTTCACGCTCGGCACCACCTATGTGGATGATCATGTCAAGACGGAGAGCTCGTCAATGTACATAGgttgtatgtatagtatggcGGCATTTGGACCGGTGCTGGGATTTCTGCTCGGCGCCTACCTGTTGTCCTTTCACATGGACTCACTTTCGTCCACAATTATATCGATAA ATCCGGGTGATCGTCGCTGGGTTGGCATGTGGTGGGGTGGTTTCCTACTTTGCGGCGTTTTGCTGCTTATCGTGGCTGTGCCGTTCTTCTCCTTTCCAAAG GTACTCACCACCGAGAAGAAAAAGATACGGAAGAGCTCCGTTATACAACCAGCTGTGCCTAACAATTCCAATAGTCTTCCACGCGGCACCGATCCAGCCGGTAAAGTGAAAAAGGAAATAGTGGCGGTAAGTGCGAAAGAAGACGATGAACCGCGCGTGGATACCGGTTATGGCAAAGACATTAAAG ATATACCACAATCGATGTTACGTCTCGTGACAAACCCCGTGTATATTGTCACTTGTTTGGGCGCCTGTATGGAACTGTGGATAGTGTCTGGCTTTGTGGTGTTCCTACCAAAATATTTGGAGACTCAATTCAGTGTGGGCAAAAGTCAAGCGAGCGTCTTTACTGGTTCGATAGCTGTGCCGGGCGCTTGTATTGGTATCTTCATCGGCGGCTGCATATTGAAACGTTTTCAGCTGAAACCAAAAGGCGCCGTACAGTTTGTTATCATCTCGAACGCAATATGCCTTGCGCTCTATGCGATGCTGTTTTTCCTCGGTTGCGATAATCTGAAAATGGCTGGCACCACAATACCATACTATCGCAGCGCCAAGCATGGCGTCATCGAACCATTCCAAGTCAATCTAACGGCTGCCTGTAATTTCGGCTGTGAATGCCTGACCACAGATGTGGAGCCGGTGTGCGGCAATAATGGTTTGACATACTTCAGTCCCTGTCATGCAGGCTGCACCGCATTCTCATCCACATCAAACTACACCAATTGTGCTT GTGTTCACTCAAATATATCGAGCAGCATTTATATGGGTGCTGGCGGCAGTCAAGCTCAAGCGTTAAACGCCAACGAAGATTTCGCCGAAGTTACTGTGGTTCCTGTTGCCACTGCCGGTCCATGTGCCACACCCTGTCGCACCATCTATCCCTTCCTCATATTGCTCTTCTTCATGACATTTATTGTGGCTTCGACGCAAATGCCATTGCTGATGATTGTCTTGCGTTCAGTGTCTGAGGAGGAGCGTTCGTTTGCGCTCGGCATGCAATTCGTTATATTCCGTTTGTTCGGCTACATACCGGCGCCCATACTTTTTGGTAACTTAATCGATTCGACGTGTTTGCTGTGGAAATCGACATGTGGCGAAAAGGGTGGCCGCTGTTTGATCTATGACATTGAGAAATTTAGATACAA ATATGTGGGACTCTGCGCCACTGTGAAAATCGTGGCGCTCGCCATATTTATTGCTGACTGGTGGTTGGTAAGAAGGAGAAAGCAATTAGAGAAATTGAAGCCTATTAACGCAAACGATCCGATCATCGGTTCCATTATAAGTTTGGATAAAC TCTTTGAGGAAAAACTGACGACTAACGACACGAATCCACAATACGGCAGTAATGGTGAGATAATACTGACTTCGGACGCATTGCGACATTCGAGAAATGATTCACGCACCATACAGTTAGAATATGG CTATGACAAGTGTAATAATGCTATCAACTCGTCGGGTCTGTCGACGCCGCAAACGAAATCAAAGAAACATTTCCGTAGCGCATCGTGTGACGTCAAGATGATACGTAGCTTCTCGAAAGACCAAAATATAGCGCCTGGCACGACTTCAACGGACGGCGGCATGCATGAGCCAATTAAAATCAAGAGCTTAAAACGGTTTCAAACACATTCCCGCAACAATTCTAGTGATTTAAACAGCGATTTCCGACACAAACTCACACATTCACGCACAAATTCACGCGATGACGCCGGTGCGCTCAATATACGTTATATACAAAATCAGCTCAAACCGCAAGAGGATGAGGAGGACGACGATGAGTTGACAACCGGCTGTGGACATTTCGTGAAAAAGCATGCGCGCAATCATTCCTACGATCAGATTTATATGCCCAATAATATACGTTTCGATGCCGACTTCTTTCGCAATCATCACAATAACAAGAACAAGAATGTGAATGTGCTGAAGAACGTAATGAATAGAGATGAGAATCGTGTGAAGAACTCAAATGAAACAGaggcggcggcagcagcagcgttGGCAGCAACGGCGGTCAGTTCACGCGGACACTCACGCAATAATTCTAAGGACTTGAATACACGCACAGCGGCCACAACAGCAAGCAATAATTCCAATGCAACAACACCAGCGTGTATAGGTGGCGCGGCTGTGGGTGGCGGAGCCGGCGCCGTTGTTGTGGGCGCGGCACACAATGTCGCCGAGGCGGCCTTAAACATACTACGCCATCGGCGCACCAATTCCAAAGACTTAAATTACACGCTCTGCACCGGCAGCGAACGCAATGACCTGGGCAGCAGCACGGCCTGCAGCAGCAATGCGTCCACGCCAGCACATGGCAGCGGTGGCGGTGCGGCAGCCGTTTTGCACTTGAAGCATGCACATGCGCGCAAGGCCTCCCATCACAAAATACAAATCGACGATGAGCGCAACGAGTTGATCAGTTCGGCGCGCGACGATGAGGACGACTCTAATGCGGAGGAAGCGCAAAATGACACATCCACTGCTACAGGCGCGGCAAACCGCAAGGATATCGAATCATTGCGTTGA